One window of the Candidatus Nanopelagicales bacterium genome contains the following:
- the rpsT gene encoding 30S ribosomal protein S20: protein MANIKSQIKRNRTNEKARLRNKSVKSSLKTAVRRFREAADAGDTAKAQELAREAGRALDKAASAGIIHKNQAANRKSAIFTRAAELQKTA, encoded by the coding sequence GTGGCGAACATCAAGTCGCAGATCAAGCGCAACCGCACCAACGAGAAGGCGCGGCTGCGCAACAAGTCCGTGAAGTCGTCGCTGAAGACCGCCGTCCGCCGGTTCCGCGAGGCCGCCGACGCCGGTGACACGGCGAAGGCGCAGGAGCTGGCCCGCGAGGCCGGCCGCGCCCTGGACAAGGCCGCCAGCGCGGGCATCATCCACAAGAACCAGGCCGCCAACCGCAAGTCGGCCATCTTCACCCGCGCCGCGGAGCTGCAGAAGACCGCCTGA
- the lepA gene encoding translation elongation factor 4: MPAPRPGSTDPALIRNFCIIAHIDHGKSTLADRMLQLTGVVDDRSMRAQYLDRMDIERERGITIKSQAVRLPYEASDGATYVLNLIDTPGHVDFTYEVSRSLAACEGAVLLVDAAQGIEAQTLANLYLALENDLQIIPVLNKIDLPAAQPDKYAAELAHIIGCDPADVLRVSAKTGDGVRDLLDEVVRLVPAPTGRADAPARALIFDSVYDSYRGVVTYVRVVDGRLSHRERIEMMSTGAEHELLEVGVISPEPVPSDAIGVGEVGYLITGVKDVRQSRVGDTVTTRQHRATDPLGGYRDPKPMVFSGLYPLDGSDYPELRDALDKLKLNDAALVYEPETSAALGFGFRCGFLGLLHLEIVRERLEREFGLDLISTAPNVVYRVIMEDGRELVVTNPSEFPSGKVAEVHEPVVRATILTPSDFVGTVMELCQARRGNLLGMDYLSEDRVELRYTLPLAEIVFDFFDQLKSRTRGYASLDYEPTGEQTADLVKVDILLHGDPVDAFSAIVHKDKAYAYGVDMAGRLRKLIPRQQFEVPIQAAIGSRVIARETIRAIRKDVLAKCYGGDITRKRKLLEKQKEGKKRMKMVGRVEVPQEAFIAALSTGGEEPRKA, from the coding sequence GTGCCCGCACCGCGCCCCGGCAGCACCGACCCGGCGCTGATCCGCAACTTCTGCATCATCGCGCACATCGACCACGGCAAGTCGACGCTGGCCGACCGCATGCTGCAGCTCACCGGCGTCGTCGACGACCGGTCCATGCGGGCGCAGTACCTGGACCGGATGGACATCGAGCGCGAGCGCGGCATCACCATCAAGTCGCAGGCCGTCCGGCTGCCGTACGAGGCGTCCGACGGGGCCACGTACGTCCTCAACCTCATCGACACCCCGGGGCACGTCGACTTCACGTACGAGGTGTCCCGCAGCCTCGCGGCGTGCGAGGGAGCGGTCCTGCTCGTCGACGCCGCGCAGGGGATCGAGGCGCAGACCCTGGCGAACCTCTACCTCGCGCTCGAGAACGACCTGCAGATCATCCCGGTCCTGAACAAGATCGACCTGCCCGCGGCGCAGCCGGACAAGTACGCCGCCGAACTCGCGCACATCATCGGCTGCGACCCCGCCGACGTCCTTCGGGTGTCGGCCAAGACCGGCGACGGCGTGCGCGACCTGCTGGACGAGGTGGTCCGGCTGGTTCCCGCGCCGACCGGGAGGGCCGACGCCCCGGCCCGGGCCCTGATCTTCGACTCGGTGTACGACTCCTACCGCGGCGTCGTGACCTACGTCCGCGTGGTCGACGGCCGGCTGTCGCACCGCGAGCGGATCGAGATGATGTCGACCGGCGCGGAGCACGAGCTGCTCGAGGTCGGCGTCATCTCCCCGGAGCCGGTGCCCTCCGACGCCATCGGGGTCGGCGAGGTGGGCTACCTCATCACCGGCGTGAAGGACGTCAGGCAGAGCCGGGTCGGCGACACCGTCACCACCCGGCAGCACCGGGCCACCGACCCGCTGGGCGGCTACCGCGACCCCAAGCCGATGGTGTTCTCGGGCCTGTACCCGCTCGACGGCTCGGACTACCCGGAGCTGCGTGACGCCCTGGACAAGCTCAAGCTCAACGACGCGGCCCTGGTCTACGAGCCCGAGACGTCCGCGGCCCTCGGCTTCGGCTTCCGCTGCGGCTTCCTCGGCCTGCTGCACCTGGAGATCGTGCGGGAGCGGCTGGAGCGGGAGTTCGGACTGGACCTCATCTCCACGGCGCCGAACGTCGTCTACCGCGTGATCATGGAGGACGGCCGCGAGCTGGTGGTGACCAACCCCAGCGAGTTCCCGTCCGGCAAGGTCGCCGAGGTGCACGAGCCCGTGGTGCGCGCCACGATCCTGACGCCCAGCGACTTCGTCGGCACCGTGATGGAGTTGTGCCAGGCCCGCCGGGGGAACCTGCTCGGGATGGACTACCTGTCCGAGGACCGGGTCGAGCTGCGCTACACCCTGCCGCTCGCGGAGATCGTGTTCGACTTCTTCGACCAGCTCAAGTCCCGGACCCGCGGCTACGCGTCCCTGGACTACGAGCCCACCGGCGAGCAGACCGCGGACCTGGTGAAGGTCGACATCCTGCTGCATGGGGACCCCGTCGACGCGTTCAGCGCGATCGTGCACAAGGACAAGGCGTACGCGTACGGCGTCGACATGGCCGGCCGGCTGCGCAAGCTCATCCCGCGGCAGCAGTTCGAGGTGCCGATCCAGGCCGCGATCGGGTCGCGGGTGATCGCCCGGGAGACCATCCGCGCGATCCGCAAGGACGTGCTCGCCAAGTGCTACGGCGGGGACATCACCCGCAAGCGCAAACTGCTGGAGAAGCAGAAGGAGGGCAAGAAGCGGATGAAGATGGTGGGCCGGGTGGAGGTGCCCCAGGAGGCCTTCATCGCCGCGCTGTCCACGGGCGGCGAGGAGCCCCGCAAGGCGTAG
- a CDS encoding long-chain fatty acid--CoA ligase: MNAGPTIVKSTGSLTASYPTPSSSVGRMFLDRVAATPSREAFRAPEHGGGWRSMSWKDVDAEVSELAAGLVALGVGVEERVGIACSTRLEWVLADTAVMCAGAATTTVYPSTQAEDIGYILGDSGTRVLFAEDQSQVDKVESERANLPDLMAIVLIDGEGDGERVLSWAQLREKGRAQLAENPEVIVGRVDATGPDSLATLIYTSGTTGKPKGVELTHRCWAYEGAAIEQLGILTPDDVHFLWLPLAHSFGKVLLSAQLQIGFSTAVDGRVDHIVANLGEVRPTFMAAVPRIFEKVHAAVVRQGTAEGGVKAKIFEWAFGVGAKASAKRRAGESVGGVLGMQLSLADKLVFSKIKERLGGRIRYMVSGSAALAADIATWFDAAGLIILEGYGLTETSAATCMNRPGNVGIGTVGEPFPGTEIGIAEDGEIVIRGPGVMRGYRNRQEQTDEVMLGDGWFASGDIGEIDDRGRVRITDRKKDLVKTSGGKYIAPGAIEAQFKALCPIAANVLVVANNRNFASALVTLDPDALSAFADSKGLSTVEPAALAQDPAVIAEVQAGVDKLNAQLNRWETIKTFRILPRDLTVEDGELTPSLKLKRKVIEERYGEYVEDMYSGSGR; the protein is encoded by the coding sequence ATGAACGCAGGCCCGACCATCGTGAAGTCCACCGGATCGCTGACGGCGTCGTATCCGACGCCCTCGTCGTCGGTAGGCCGCATGTTCCTCGACCGGGTGGCCGCCACCCCGTCCCGTGAGGCGTTCCGCGCGCCGGAGCACGGGGGCGGGTGGCGCTCGATGTCGTGGAAGGACGTGGACGCGGAGGTCTCGGAGCTGGCCGCGGGCCTGGTCGCGCTCGGCGTGGGCGTCGAGGAGCGCGTGGGGATCGCCTGCAGCACCCGGCTGGAGTGGGTGCTCGCCGACACGGCCGTGATGTGCGCCGGGGCGGCGACCACGACCGTCTACCCCAGCACGCAGGCCGAGGACATCGGCTACATCCTGGGCGACTCCGGGACCCGGGTGCTGTTCGCCGAGGACCAGAGCCAGGTCGACAAGGTCGAGAGCGAGCGGGCGAACCTGCCGGACCTGATGGCCATCGTGCTGATCGACGGCGAGGGTGACGGCGAGCGGGTGCTGTCCTGGGCTCAGCTGCGGGAGAAGGGGCGCGCGCAGCTGGCCGAGAACCCCGAGGTCATCGTCGGTCGGGTCGACGCCACCGGCCCGGACAGCCTGGCCACGCTGATCTACACCTCGGGCACCACGGGCAAGCCCAAGGGCGTCGAGCTCACCCATCGCTGCTGGGCCTACGAGGGTGCGGCGATCGAGCAGCTGGGAATCCTCACGCCGGACGACGTGCACTTCCTGTGGCTGCCGCTGGCGCACTCGTTCGGCAAGGTGCTGCTGTCGGCGCAGCTGCAGATCGGCTTCTCCACCGCGGTCGACGGCCGGGTGGACCACATCGTCGCCAACCTCGGCGAGGTCCGGCCCACGTTCATGGCCGCGGTGCCTCGCATCTTCGAGAAGGTGCACGCCGCTGTGGTGCGGCAGGGCACCGCCGAGGGCGGCGTGAAGGCGAAGATCTTCGAGTGGGCGTTCGGCGTGGGCGCCAAGGCGTCCGCCAAGCGGCGCGCCGGGGAGTCCGTCGGCGGGGTGCTCGGGATGCAGCTGTCCCTGGCGGACAAGCTGGTGTTCTCCAAGATCAAGGAGCGCCTCGGCGGCCGGATCCGCTACATGGTGTCCGGGTCGGCCGCGCTGGCCGCGGACATCGCCACCTGGTTCGACGCCGCGGGCCTGATCATCCTCGAGGGCTACGGGCTGACCGAGACCAGCGCCGCGACGTGCATGAACCGCCCGGGCAACGTGGGCATCGGCACGGTCGGCGAGCCGTTCCCCGGCACCGAGATCGGTATCGCCGAGGACGGCGAGATCGTCATCCGCGGGCCGGGCGTCATGCGCGGCTACCGCAACCGGCAGGAGCAGACCGACGAGGTCATGCTGGGCGACGGCTGGTTCGCCAGCGGTGACATCGGCGAGATCGACGACCGCGGCCGGGTGCGCATCACCGACCGCAAGAAGGACCTGGTGAAGACCTCCGGCGGCAAGTACATCGCCCCCGGTGCGATCGAGGCCCAGTTCAAGGCGCTGTGCCCGATCGCCGCGAACGTGCTGGTGGTCGCCAACAACCGCAACTTCGCCAGCGCCCTGGTCACGCTCGACCCCGACGCGCTCAGCGCGTTCGCCGACTCCAAGGGGCTGTCCACGGTGGAGCCGGCTGCGCTCGCCCAGGACCCGGCGGTGATCGCCGAGGTGCAGGCCGGGGTGGACAAGCTGAACGCCCAGCTGAACCGGTGGGAGACCATCAAGACCTTCCGGATCCTGCCGCGCGACCTCACCGTCGAGGACGGCGAGCTGACCCCGAGCCTGAAGCTGAAGCGGAAGGTGATCGAGGAGCGCTACGGCGAGTACGTGGAGGACATGTACTCCGGCTCCGGCCGGTAG
- the hemW gene encoding radical SAM family heme chaperone HemW, with the protein MPSTPPPGDPVPSDGRLPEPALAGLGRRPFGVYVHVPYCATRCGYCDFNTYTAEELGPDASRASYAASAVAEVRLARRVLGDVDLPVSTVFVGGGTPTLLPPADLVAVLDAVRAEFGLAPGAEVTTEANPDSVSPRSLAALREGGFTRVSFGMQSASPAVLSVLERTHTPGRATVAVAEARDAGFEQVSLDLIYGTPGETDTDWAESVGAAVAAGVDHMSAYALIVEPGTRLARRVERGELPAPDDDVLADRYLAADAQLAAAGLRWYEVSNWSRPGAECRHNLGYWRGDDWWGIGPGAHSHVGGVRWWNVRHPAEYGRALAAGRSPGEGREVLGAAERRTERVLLELRLRDGLPLEALDGAGRAAVDRAVSVGLLEVAALAEGRAVLTLRGRLLADAVVRDLLG; encoded by the coding sequence GTGCCGTCGACGCCGCCACCGGGGGACCCGGTCCCGTCCGACGGCCGGCTGCCCGAGCCCGCGCTCGCGGGTCTGGGTCGCCGGCCGTTCGGCGTCTACGTGCACGTGCCGTACTGCGCGACGCGCTGCGGCTACTGCGACTTCAACACCTACACCGCCGAGGAACTCGGTCCGGACGCCTCCCGGGCGTCGTACGCGGCGTCCGCGGTGGCGGAGGTCCGGCTGGCCCGGCGGGTACTGGGGGACGTCGACCTGCCGGTGTCGACGGTGTTCGTCGGTGGCGGGACGCCGACGCTGCTGCCGCCCGCCGACCTGGTGGCGGTCCTCGACGCGGTGCGGGCCGAGTTCGGCCTGGCGCCCGGGGCGGAGGTGACCACGGAGGCCAACCCGGACTCGGTGAGCCCGCGGTCGCTGGCCGCGTTGCGTGAGGGCGGCTTCACCCGGGTGTCGTTCGGCATGCAGAGCGCCTCTCCCGCGGTGCTCTCGGTGCTGGAGCGCACGCATACGCCGGGAAGGGCGACGGTCGCGGTGGCGGAGGCGCGCGACGCCGGGTTCGAGCAGGTGAGCCTGGACCTGATCTACGGCACGCCGGGGGAGACCGACACGGACTGGGCCGAGTCCGTGGGGGCGGCGGTGGCGGCCGGTGTCGACCACATGTCCGCGTACGCGCTCATCGTGGAGCCCGGCACCCGGCTGGCCCGCCGGGTCGAGCGCGGTGAGCTGCCGGCGCCGGACGACGACGTGCTGGCCGACCGATACCTGGCGGCCGACGCGCAGCTCGCCGCGGCGGGGCTGCGGTGGTACGAGGTGTCCAACTGGTCGCGGCCCGGGGCGGAGTGCCGGCACAACCTCGGCTACTGGCGGGGCGACGACTGGTGGGGGATCGGTCCCGGGGCGCACTCGCACGTCGGCGGGGTGCGCTGGTGGAACGTCCGGCACCCGGCCGAGTACGGGCGGGCGCTGGCGGCCGGGCGCAGCCCGGGGGAGGGGCGGGAGGTGCTCGGGGCTGCGGAGCGGAGGACCGAGCGGGTGCTCCTGGAGCTGCGGCTGCGCGACGGGCTGCCGCTGGAGGCGCTCGACGGAGCCGGTCGTGCCGCCGTCGACCGTGCCGTGTCGGTCGGACTGCTGGAGGTCGCGGCGCTGGCGGAGGGGCGGGCCGTGCTCACCCTGCGCGGCCGCCTGCTCGCCGACGCCGTGGTGCGCGACCTGCTGGGGTAG
- a CDS encoding nuclear transport factor 2 family protein: MRATGPDPDLAGDPDLDEAILGEITLLDPGTRADPERLRGLVHPDFLEFGASGRTHTHDSVLRDLPAAPDLDAEVTDIGAVRLAPDVILVTYT, encoded by the coding sequence GTGCGTGCGACCGGCCCCGACCCCGACCTCGCCGGAGACCCCGACCTCGACGAGGCGATCCTCGGCGAGATCACGCTGCTCGATCCCGGAACCCGGGCCGACCCCGAGCGGCTGCGAGGGCTGGTGCACCCGGACTTCCTCGAGTTCGGCGCCAGCGGGCGGACGCACACACACGACAGTGTCCTGCGTGATCTGCCTGCTGCCCCCGACCTCGACGCGGAGGTGACGGACATCGGGGCGGTCCGGTTGGCGCCCGACGTCATCCTCGTGACGTACACCTAG
- a CDS encoding DUF222 domain-containing protein — MFDPVVPGPRTSRPWDAALLAQAVAVGPGPVAIGLLEQVDAEALCGHDRVVFLTTWQAQAAWVTSRSYAAVIPVAGAEPARDPDPDDQGGPVDVGPFECVEEARHAEVAAACRLSTVAASDRITTARFLAGPGAPVARLLETGAWGYGHLSAVVSETAELAPNLTEKVVQTVVAETLPDADGQPSRYAEETPGRLRHRIRRTILRLDAAAAAERAKKRRRERSLRISPLPDFRARITLEASQPMASWAWRQFDTWARNRQATLKDPTADLTTLLGPCTCPRDTDTGAGTGAAAPAGTGRAGSTGFGLVGTLAALRGHRATGVHSTGASAQPDTDRTHQLGCPHHPDTTLEALRADAVIEAARLLIRHLGLDTSDAPTTTGATIPASGAATTATGLPGTGTSGNTGANESDGAGTGAEAGAGAGAAAGAAPAGGSAGAGTGAGRGRSWSSAVIIVDAATLLGLADNPGWIPGHGWVPAPLARELAAGADAWRAFLTDHGRLVATGTTRYRPSDRLRELVTARDTTCTFPGCTIPSLHTDLDHATNYDGANTTAANLHPACRRHHRIKTHTSWSATPDPGSGRITWTSPTGHTYPTPPDPIWDTGPPPIPAEPADPVPTPGDSPLERWTAALVAA; from the coding sequence ATGTTCGATCCCGTGGTTCCCGGTCCGCGGACCTCGCGTCCGTGGGACGCCGCCCTGCTCGCGCAGGCCGTGGCGGTGGGGCCGGGTCCGGTGGCGATCGGTCTGCTGGAGCAGGTCGACGCCGAGGCGCTGTGCGGGCATGACCGGGTGGTGTTCCTGACGACGTGGCAGGCCCAGGCGGCGTGGGTGACCTCCCGGTCGTACGCCGCGGTGATCCCGGTCGCCGGTGCCGAGCCGGCACGGGACCCCGACCCGGACGACCAGGGCGGGCCGGTGGACGTCGGGCCGTTCGAGTGCGTCGAGGAGGCCCGGCACGCCGAGGTCGCCGCCGCCTGCCGGCTGTCCACCGTCGCGGCATCGGACCGGATCACCACCGCCCGGTTCCTCGCTGGTCCCGGTGCCCCGGTCGCTCGGCTGCTGGAGACCGGTGCCTGGGGGTACGGGCACCTGTCCGCGGTCGTGTCCGAGACCGCCGAACTCGCCCCGAACCTGACCGAGAAGGTCGTGCAGACCGTCGTCGCCGAGACGCTGCCCGACGCGGACGGGCAGCCCTCGCGGTACGCGGAGGAGACCCCGGGCCGGCTGCGGCACCGCATCCGCCGCACCATCCTGCGCCTGGACGCCGCCGCCGCCGCGGAGCGGGCGAAGAAGAGGCGGCGGGAACGGTCGCTGCGGATCAGCCCGCTGCCGGACTTCCGCGCCAGGATCACCCTGGAGGCCTCCCAGCCGATGGCGTCATGGGCGTGGCGCCAGTTCGACACCTGGGCCCGCAACCGGCAGGCGACCCTGAAGGACCCGACCGCGGACCTGACGACCCTGCTCGGCCCCTGCACCTGCCCCCGCGACACCGACACTGGCGCGGGCACCGGCGCAGCAGCGCCCGCGGGCACAGGCCGGGCCGGGTCTACCGGGTTCGGCCTGGTCGGCACCCTCGCCGCCCTGCGCGGACACCGCGCGACCGGGGTTCACAGCACCGGTGCCAGCGCCCAGCCGGACACCGACCGGACGCACCAGCTCGGCTGCCCGCACCACCCCGACACCACCCTGGAAGCGCTACGCGCCGACGCCGTCATCGAAGCCGCCCGCCTACTCATCCGGCACCTCGGCCTGGACACCAGCGACGCCCCGACCACCACCGGGGCGACCATCCCGGCCAGCGGCGCCGCCACCACGGCCACCGGGCTCCCGGGCACCGGGACCAGCGGCAACACGGGAGCGAACGAGAGCGACGGAGCCGGGACGGGCGCAGAAGCCGGTGCCGGAGCCGGCGCGGCTGCAGGGGCGGCACCTGCCGGTGGCAGCGCGGGAGCCGGGACCGGTGCCGGGCGGGGCAGGTCGTGGTCGTCCGCGGTCATCATCGTCGACGCCGCCACCCTGCTCGGGCTGGCCGACAACCCCGGCTGGATCCCCGGCCACGGCTGGGTACCGGCACCCCTCGCGCGTGAGCTCGCGGCCGGCGCGGACGCCTGGCGGGCGTTCCTCACCGACCACGGCCGCCTGGTCGCCACCGGCACCACCCGCTACCGGCCCAGCGACCGGCTGCGTGAACTGGTCACCGCCCGGGACACCACCTGCACCTTCCCCGGCTGCACCATCCCCTCGCTGCACACCGACCTCGACCACGCCACCAACTACGACGGGGCGAACACGACCGCCGCCAACCTGCACCCCGCGTGCCGGCGACATCACCGGATCAAGACCCACACCAGCTGGTCCGCGACCCCAGACCCGGGCAGCGGGCGGATCACCTGGACCAGCCCCACCGGACACACCTACCCCACACCGCCCGACCCGATCTGGGACACCGGACCCCCGCCCATCCCCGCCGAGCCCGCGGACCCGGTCCCCACACCCGGTGACAGCCCGCTCGAACGCTGGACCGCAGCACTCGTGGCTGCGTGA